CAGAATCTGTGGCTACGAGTATGAATTGAGGCCTGATTTGGGGCAGGGCGGCGCAGGCCGAGAGCGGTTTCAGACCGCTGGCATCCTTGTGCTCGATCGGCGGACGATCTTGATCTCTACTCGTTTTCCCTACGAAACACGGCGATTTACAGGCGCGCACGAGATTGGTCATATCGCGCTGCACCCCGGGCTGAACGGGCTGCATCGGGATCGCCCCCTATCAGGTGACCATTCCATGGCGCGCAGCGAAATGGAGCGGGAGGCGGACTATTTCGCCGCGTACTTTCTCGCGCCAACCAAGCTCGTTCGCACAGAGTTCGAAAAGCGGTTTGGCAAGGCCCCTGTCGCCCTCACGCACACCGTGGCTTTTCACTTGAGAGGCGAATCAATGCACGAACTGCTGAATGCGCAAACAAATTCGCTTGCGTTCCCCGCTGCTTTGGCGAGTGCAACACAGTTCGGCGGCAGACACTTCAAGTCCATGGCCGCTGAGTTTGGCATGTCCGTGAAGGCAATGGCAGTGCGTCTTCAGGAACTCGCACTGGCCACATACTAGGGTCCGTGGGCAAAATGCAAAAACAAGTACCGAGGGGGCGCAGACCCTCCTCCGCTTCCATGCTTGCAAGACAGGTCGGGCGCGAAGGCTATTGAGGGACGACCGTTCGGCAGCTGGGACAGTATCTACCGGCGTTTTGCGCGCTGGTCCGAAGCTGGTATCTGGCGGGGGCGAGCCGGGCGAGTTGTTGTGCTGGAGTTCCGCTAGCGACCCGCGGCGCCCACTGTCTGCACGCACCCGAGAATGGCGCCATGGGAGCGTCCGCAGAGCCATGCATAGTGGATGTCCAGACGTGCCGCGCGACCGAAGGCGGCGTTCTCGCATTTGGCTCTCTCTGTCGTCGCATTCGACGGCGCAGGTCCGGCCGTCGAAATGATCGCGCCCAGCTTTGGGTGTTCGCCGGGCGCGCCAGCGATGTCACCGTCAAACACAGCCCCACCGGAGTCACCCCCGCAAGCCGTGGCCGCACCGTCGCGCAAGTCGACAGACCAGACAAGGGAAGTCGATTCCAAGCTGGGTGGACGCTCCTGCCATCCCACTAGCAACGAGCCACGCTCGAAAGCGCCCGTCTTCACGTCCGTCAGCCCGTAGCCGGCCAGGGTCAGCTTCCGGGCCTCGAGCTTGGGGGCGATGTGGGTTCGCACTTCGGGCGCGTCCGCCCCGAATGCGATAGTCAGCATGGCCACATCCGGTTGCGGTACGGCCGTGCTGGCCGGCCAGGTGATGGCGTCAGGAAGCTCAGCTGGCGTCTGGACACGCGCGACAACATAGCCGCAGGTGGCTGGTTTGGCGAAGCAGTCAAGAGGACGCATCGGAGAGTGGTCCAGGCGCGGTAGCAACGCGATGGCTTCGATACCGGTGGAAGCCAGGTCACGTTTGTGTACACGTTGACCGGCGGAGCTGTCGACGACGCAATGCGCGGCCGTGACGGCCAGTTTCTGGCTCACTCGGACGAAACTGCAGATGTTCACGTCGCCTGGCTCAGCGCCAGCGCCGGCGGTACGCCACAGAAGCATCCCCACGTCGCGAAAACCCTCTGGATCCCAAACTCGGTGGAGTCGGTTGGTTCCAGGGTCCAGCTTGAGGTCACTGCCCTGCGCGGGGCGCAGGCACTGCTTGTTGTCCTTGGTCTGAGCGAGGACTACTGGGACCGGCTTCGGCAAGCCTGCCAATCCGCCGGCGTTTCCGTCCACGCCCACGCCAACCATGGCCGTATTGCCGTCATTCAGTGCGCGCCTTAGTTGAAGAGACAGGGCGCGAAAGTCGGTGTCCTCGGTGCGCGCGAGCAGTTCAGGAACGGACAGATCCTGCGCCGGCTTGCCGAGATAGGCTTCGAGGACGTTTGGGTCGAGCACGTTTTGCAGGCGCGTAACCTGGGCACGTGCATTCGCGATCTGCAGCCGCTTAGTACTACTGTGTTAACAATTACTCGTTTTTCCGGCCGCAGCACGGGCACCGTTCAAGACAAGCAAGTAGCGCGGCAGCAAGCTCCAGTCGCAACGTTGTGATGGAATGCGCCACGTGTCGCTGCTTACGCAGTGGCGCCCCGGGGCCGGAAGCCTTCGGGTAAGGAAGACACCTCGCCGAGTAACCGATGAGCTGGAGTTTTTTTTTGCACCACCAAACGTTCAGTGACGAGAAAGCCGTAAGCCGCTATGCACAGCGTCGCGTGGTGGTGAAAGCCGCGCCAGCTGCGTCCCTCGAAATGCCCCAAGCCGAGTTCCTGCTTGAGCTCCTGGTAATCGCGCTCAATACGCCAGCGCAGTTTTGCGAGTCGCACGAGTTCCTTGATTGGCGTATCAGCCGGCAACGTACTGA
The sequence above is drawn from the Ralstonia solanacearum K60 genome and encodes:
- a CDS encoding ImmA/IrrE family metallo-endopeptidase is translated as MDKAAIERAARSLQLEIYQSAKNLYPSGVPPFTQLFAPDVAARICGYEYELRPDLGQGGAGRERFQTAGILVLDRRTILISTRFPYETRRFTGAHEIGHIALHPGLNGLHRDRPLSGDHSMARSEMEREADYFAAYFLAPTKLVRTEFEKRFGKAPVALTHTVAFHLRGESMHELLNAQTNSLAFPAALASATQFGGRHFKSMAAEFGMSVKAMAVRLQELALATY